AAAAATAATTAAAAAAAATTAGTTAAGAGTGAAATCACTCCCCACTAGTGAAAAAGATTTTGGTCCAGGTTTTGCGAGCCGAAGGCGAGCAAAAGCTGGGTTAGTCAACAATACCATCGGTAGTGACTTTAAATACAGCTTCCCCTTCTGGCAAGTGAGGGCTGTCCACCAATCTGGCGATTCTTTTTCCAGCCAATCCTTTTTTCAGCCAGATTCTGTAAGTTGAAGCATGTCCTAAAACGTGTCCACCGATAGCCTTTGTCGGACTTCCGAAGAATGCGTCAGGTCTTGCCTGAACTTGGTTGGTAAGGAAAACAGCCACATTATAAGTGTTAGCCACTTGCTGCAATGCATGCAAGTGTTGGTTTAATTTCTGTTGCCTTGTTGCTAAGGATTCCCTTCCGACATATTCTGCTCTGAAGTGTGCCATAAGTGAGTCGACAATGACCAATCTTACATTAACACCGCTTTGAATCAATTCATTAATCTTTTCAGCCATTAATATTTGGTGAGAGGAGTTGAATGCCCTTGCAATGTGAATCTTTCTTAAAACTTCCTCACGGTCAAGG
The genomic region above belongs to Methanobrevibacter sp. and contains:
- the radA gene encoding DNA repair and recombination protein RadA, which translates into the protein MVELEDLPNVGEKTAEKLREAGFADMMRLATATAKELAVKAEIGEGVAEKVIEAARKAEKIDFETAFDVMERRRDVGRITTGSKGVDELIGGGIETQAITEVFGEFGSGKSQISHELAVTVQLPKEKGGLDGECVFIDTENTFRPERVEQIADAFGLDREEVLRKIHIARAFNSSHQILMAEKINELIQSGVNVRLVIVDSLMAHFRAEYVGRESLATRQQKLNQHLHALQQVANTYNVAVFLTNQVQARPDAFFGSPTKAIGGHVLGHASTYRIWLKKGLAGKRIARLVDSPHLPEGEAVFKVTTDGIVD